In Alkalicoccobacillus plakortidis, the genomic stretch CCGGCTAATTATCATCGATTAGATGTACTGTGGTTGCAGGATGAACAATCAAAACCAATTGGGTTCTATAGAGAGCATTTAACAAAACGAGAGCAGCAATTACTCATGCTGCTCTTACCAATATGGAAGCCATTTCCTGAGCCTGAAACGGTGTCTGAAAAGCGGTGGAAAGACTGGCTTTTTCAAGATCAATCAGAAAAGGTTGCCCCACCAACAGATGAAGCGGTAAGGTTCATTCATTTCTCATTAGCTGAAACAATTGATACATACAGCGATTTTTATGAAGCCTGGCAAAACAAGCTTGCTGGACTACATACTATTATATGGATAGACTCTTTACACGGTGTTGTGATTGACCATGGAGACGATGAAGTGAATGGATTTTCAAATTTTGTACAGGCCATTGCCTCTGACTTTTATGTAGACCTCACATTACTCATTGGCTCTACTTGTTTGATTGATCATGCTCGTTCAACTTTTAATTGGGAACAGGCTTGTTTTAAGGCGGCACTTCCATATGTAAATGCTCAGCATATCTTTAAGGAACATGAGGCTGTACCTTATTACCTCACGCAATTCATTCCAGAGTCAGAACGTACATATATCCGTTCGCAAATTTTAACGGATGCTGTATTAGCTGATCCAGATATGATTAAAAGTATTTCTGCTTATCTTCATCATCATTTAAACCTATCTTCTGCAGCTAAAAGTCTACATATGCATCGAAATAGCCTACAATATCGTATCGACAAATTTATTGAGCGCACAGGCATTGATATCAAACAGTTCCAACACGCGTCCTTTAT encodes the following:
- a CDS encoding helix-turn-helix domain-containing protein — protein: MITQSLKRQFGQAVTTDPANYHRLDVLWLQDEQSKPIGFYREHLTKREQQLLMLLLPIWKPFPEPETVSEKRWKDWLFQDQSEKVAPPTDEAVRFIHFSLAETIDTYSDFYEAWQNKLAGLHTIIWIDSLHGVVIDHGDDEVNGFSNFVQAIASDFYVDLTLLIGSTCLIDHARSTFNWEQACFKAALPYVNAQHIFKEHEAVPYYLTQFIPESERTYIRSQILTDAVLADPDMIKSISAYLHHHLNLSSAAKSLHMHRNSLQYRIDKFIERTGIDIKQFQHASFMHFVLLLQDH